In Oceanispirochaeta sp., the genomic window GTGGATGATGTTCTCTCTCTGATTACGGTCATCAACGAAATTGCCTCTCAAACAAATCTGCTCTCGATGAACGCAGCCATTGAAGCAGCACATGCGGGGGATGCAGGAAAGGGTTTTGCCGTTGTGGCACAAGAGATCAGGAGTCTGGCCGAATCTACCGGACAAAATGCTCTCAGTATCTCACAGACACTGAATAAACTAGTTGAACAGATCAACCGTGCAGGAACGATCAGCCTGGAGAGCGGAAAATCCTTTGAAGAGATCGAGAAAGGGGCAGGAACCGTGGCCTCGGCCTTTTCTGAAATTCATGAAAATACGGAGTCACTTTTGATCAGTTCTCAGCAGCTATCCCAGAATACACGAGATCTGCAGGAAATAGCCGCGGAATCGACGGCCAGTGTTCATGAAATAGAATATGGAGCAACAGATATTAACAAGGTACTTCAGGATTCCAAACAGGTTGCATCCAAGCTCAGAGAGGATATGGAAAAATTGACAAATGAGTCAAAAATATCCAACTTCAACCTGACTAAGGTGTCAGAATCCTATCTTAAAATATCAGAATCTTTTCTGGAGATAATGCAGGCTCGAACCAGCTATCTGGGAAAACAAAATGAACTGGAAAATAAACTTTTCATTTCCAATCTTATGGTCGCCCATGTGAACTGGATGGGAATATCCAGGTCTATTCTGGACGGCAGTACGGATAATGCCGATCAAGGGATACTGGATGACCATCATTGCAGGCTTGGCCAATGGATTTATTCACGGGGAAAAGAATACATCGGCGATGATCGGAAATTTGAAAACCTGAAATCCCGTCATGTCCTGCTGCATAAAGTCCTGTCAGAAATTGTTGAATTGAAAGATAAAGACAAGATGGCCGAAGCGGAATTGAAATTCCAGGAACTGACAGGCATCTCCAATGAGATCGTTCAGATTCTGATGACCCTCGGGTATTCAGATTTTATCAGCTGGAATGCAAATCTAAGTGTCCGGGTCAGAGAATTTGATGATCAGCACAAGAAACTCCTCAGTCTTATTTCCGATCTATACAACAGGATGGAAGAGGGATCGGGGAATGATATTCTAGGGGAAACTCTTATGAAACTCATAGATTATACGGAGTATCACTTTGGCATGGAAGAAAAGAATTTCCATCTATATAACTATCCCTATAAAGGGGAGCATATTGATCAGCATAATGCACTGGTGGCCAAAGCCAAAGAACTGCACCGGGGAATAGAGCGGAATGAAGGTGTGCTGAGCATTGAAGTGCTGGACTTCCTGCAGAACTGGGTTGTCAACCATATCAACAAGACGGACAAAATGTACACCGAGTTTTTCAGCCATAAGGACATCAAGGCATAAGAGTTTTTTCAACACCAGACTACAATGGGCTGATACATCAGATAGAATTCCCTGTTTTTAATCCCCTCTTTAAGGTCCATTACAGTCTTAATCCGGTTGTTGGGTTCACTCACCCAATTCTGGATGGTGATTGCCGTCTCAATTATGTCACTTGAATCCATGGATCTTGTAATAAAAATGGCAAACTCATCTCCTCTGAAACGATAGATCATCATCTCTGACGAGAGGCTTGAAATGAATCTCTTTGCCAGTTCCGAAAGGATGAAATCGCCCGATTGGGGACCATTAGAATTGCAATAAAAAGGGGCTGCATATCCTTGAAGTTCTTGTTTTTAATCAGGCGGACAATCTGCCGAATAAAATGAAATATCAGTGAATGGTTGTAAATATTCATATAAAAAAAAGAAGATTAAGAATCTCTGTAATATTCAATAAAAAAGAGATTCATGTAATGAGCAATACGGCAAAATATTTTATTTATGGAAAGCGGATAACTGTTGAAAAGAAGAGAAATAATTCACTGGATAAAAGGCCAAGAGAAATGTATAGAATAATCAAATTGACCGCTACTGGTATATTTTTTCTGTCTTATATTTTGGAATTTTACCCATAATAATAACCATGAGTTTAAGAAATGGGCGATTTATTGAATTTTTTCTTGTTTTTTTCATCTGAATAATGTGTAATATTATGCATAGAGTATTTATAATCATAAACTGTCTTAAATTGCTAAGGAGAATTTGATATGGCTAGAGCTAAAAAAACCGAAAATTTTGTAAAACTATACGACGGGCTTTCATTGGAAGATAAAAAGGTTCTAAGAACAGAGCTGGATTATGCTATTAAAGCTGAAGAACGGGATCTTTTAAAAAAGACCCAGGATGAAGTAGCAAGAAAACTGAGGGATACACTGAAAATTCACGATAAAATAAAATTCATGAATAATAAAGAAACTCAGGAAGGTGAAGTCATTACCATCTCTGTTGATAAAGTTCAGGTCCTGGTAAAAGGTAAGGATAAGGTAACTGTACCCTATCAGAAAATCATTAAATAATTTCCCCGTAAAAACTCTGTTTTTTGTGGACTGCCCTCTGTTTCATACAGACGGGCAGTTTTTTTTTGTCTTTTTTTGATCAGATCAAAAAAATATACTTGCCGGGAGCAGTACGTGCTGGTAAAATAGTACGTGTTTAAATACGAATAAGTACCACTTTAGCTATATATTGAAGAATATCGTCACGTGTGTTGGAATGCACACGTGTAGGAGGATACTGATGGCCCGTAAGATTACCCTGACAGTTCCCGATGACCTTTATCATAAAATTGACAGATGGAGATCCGGTTTTAATCT contains:
- a CDS encoding bacteriohemerythrin, with the protein product VDDVLSLITVINEIASQTNLLSMNAAIEAAHAGDAGKGFAVVAQEIRSLAESTGQNALSISQTLNKLVEQINRAGTISLESGKSFEEIEKGAGTVASAFSEIHENTESLLISSQQLSQNTRDLQEIAAESTASVHEIEYGATDINKVLQDSKQVASKLREDMEKLTNESKISNFNLTKVSESYLKISESFLEIMQARTSYLGKQNELENKLFISNLMVAHVNWMGISRSILDGSTDNADQGILDDHHCRLGQWIYSRGKEYIGDDRKFENLKSRHVLLHKVLSEIVELKDKDKMAEAELKFQELTGISNEIVQILMTLGYSDFISWNANLSVRVREFDDQHKKLLSLISDLYNRMEEGSGNDILGETLMKLIDYTEYHFGMEEKNFHLYNYPYKGEHIDQHNALVAKAKELHRGIERNEGVLSIEVLDFLQNWVVNHINKTDKMYTEFFSHKDIKA